TGGAGGCAAAGTAAAAAACAGTACAGCGATCAGGAAAGGACAAAAAAACCTGAACGAGCAAAAAAAGGGAGTCCGGCGAAGCCGAACTCCTTTAGTTTGAAGCGGTGGTTGTTATATCAAGCCTTCATCTGCGAAGGAATAATAACCATCGGTGGTGACGATCAGGTGATCCAGGACAGGCAAATCAAGGAGAAGGCCACCTTCTTTGAGCTTACGTGTCAATCGGATATCAGCTTCGGAAGGTTGGGTATTTCCTGAGGGATGGTTGTGACACATGATCAAAGAGCTGGCATTAGCCTTGAGAGCGTGCTGAAAGATCAACTTAGGATCTGCGACAGTGCCAGAGACACCGCCTTTTGAGACTTCTACAATGCCAAGGAGCCTGTTGGCACGGTTCATTAGAAGTACGAGAAAGGATTCACGGTATTCGATGTCATCCCAAAGCGGAAGAACAACGTCAAAGCAATCTTTAGATCCGGCAATTTTTGGCCGGTTTGCGTTACTGACCTTCGTGGAATAGCTGACGGAGATCTCGCAGATCTGGAATAAGTGTGAAGTAAAAAGCATTTTATTTCGCTGATGCCCTTCAGACTTGTGTTGGCAACTGGCTCGCCGGTTTAGAAAATGAAATTTTTGCGCAATCCAAACCGGATCGAAAATTCCGGTGCAATGGTGACGGTCATTTTCTTGAAAATGAAGTCATGCAAAGCACCGTCACAGTCCGTTTTTCATGGACTGTGTAAGGCCATAGTCAGCGGAGATTTTAGATGTAGGTAACTTTGTGAAAAAATCGAGTTTTAAATACCATTATGGACGTAAACATCGTTAGGCCATACTGCATTTCTTTTTGGAAACTTTTTCTTTTGTGCTGCTCCCTCAAAGAAAAAGCGACCAGGTGGAAGAATGAATATAAAAAAAAAACCTCTGGTGGATCAACCACCGGAGGTTGCTCGAAAGGTTGAAAAATTATAAATTCTTCAGGAATTCATAATATTCAAACGTCAATCTTGACGGATTTTCAACCGACATTCTAAGGGCATAGCCTTCGAAATAGAGGGCATCAATGTAAGTGATAAATTCATCGGATCTTGAAAGTAGTGAAAGACTCATTTTGAATGCTGCTGCCCTGCAGACTTATGTTGGCATCTGGCTCGCCAGGTTTAAAAATGAAAATTTTGAACCAGGTCAAACCGGATCGGAAATTTCGATGCAATGGTGACGGTCATTTTGAATCTTAAAATGAAGTCATGCAAAGCACCAAAGGCCGTTGTCTGCGAATATTTGCGATATAGGTAGCTTTGTGAGGAAATTGAGTGATAAAGACAAGAACAGAACCAGGGGAAGGGATTTTTTTATTTACCATTTTTAAAATAGGGAGTACTCCCCTATTGATTCCCCAAAATGCCCTAATCTGGAAACGAGCACAAAAAAAGCTCCGATGGGATTTCCCATCGGAGCTGAATGTTTGAATGAACTCTCACTCAAAATGCTTCGGCTCATGCACCTGAGCATTGCTGAAAAGGTAGCAAAGGGGCCAATACTTAAATTCATCATTTTCGCCTTCTTCAGGCTCAGGATTGGCAACTTTTCGAGGACTGCCCCATACTGAAAACGCTTTTTCGCCTTTAATGACAGACTTTCCTTCTTCTTTCCATTGTTGGAAAGTCTTAAAGGCAGTATGGACACCATCGGCAGAATAGATCTGAATAAGTCCTTCATTGACTGAATCGAAGTCAGCAGCGCCGGACTTCATTTGAAGCTGAAGAACCCGTGAAATCTGTTTCAGGTTTTCACGGCGCATTTTATACAGCGCTTTAGCTTCGGGAGTAATAGAACGCACGATAGTCATAATGACTGCCTCTGCCCTGAGGACTTATTTTGGCATCTGGCGCGCCGGGTTAAAATGAAATTTTTGCGCAACCAATACCGGATCGGAAATTCTGATGCAAGGGTTCCGGTCATTTTCCTTTGCGATATCAATGGCCAGGAGCGATAATAGAACCCGTTTCTCGTAAAGTAGATAGGTTGTTGATTTCGGCGGGAAGGGGAAAATGAAGGAACACAACGTGCCGCAGGAGTCCTGTTCCATCAGGAGGGACTCTGCAGGCCCTTGACGGCAGAATTACCGATATAGGTAACTTGTGTAAAAATCGAGTGATTAAGGCAGGAAAAGAAAAAGGAAGATGAGGTACAGAAATTTAAAAGAAGAAGAGTTTCTCGTTTTTTATATTACTACTGGATGATATCCAATAATTCCATGAATTCTTTATGGTTGCTTTAAATCAAAAAGATTTACGATGTGTTCTGGAATAGGGAGTTTATTCAGGTTGCCCGGTTCAACTTTAATTGCTCCAGAACCATAACTTTTACCTACAAGTTTTAAATTCTCTAATGTATCAGGATGATTTAATACTTGCCATAGTTTATCCACAAATTCTTTGTCTCTACAAATTGGATAAACACATAAGAAGCCTGTTAATGGTAAAACTCCTGCCTCATTTTTAATGAATCTTGTCTTTCGTCTTCCAAGATATGCAAATAATAAAGGTGGCACTTCTCGTTTCTCCATTTTATACCAAGGTTTGCGTTGTTGAATTAGTGAACGATTTGGCAATCCCATTTCCTCGCCTACCTTTAGATAATCTATAATCTCTTGCGGTAAAACGTCTTTAGCGTTTATTGAAAGTAAATATGTAGGGCGATTTTCATTTTCTAATTGCTCAACATCTTTTACAGTCAATAAATTTTCTGTTGAATCTTTGGTTCTGCCAATTGCTCTTTTAAAAAATTCATTTGGAATCCCTAATTCTTTGACTTGTTGTGCAGTCAGAAAGAAAAATTCATTTGAACCAGTTGCAATACCTCTCATAACACTTGCAAAGTCATTCAAATGATATTTGAAACCATTGTGATTTTGTTCAGGTCTTGTAAAACCGGTTAAAATTCCTTCTTTGAGTTGGCGATTAACAACATCAATCGTTTCAAACTTCTGTTGTTTGAAATCTGATGAAATGAAATTGAAAAGGTCAGTTGAATATGCTTTTGATGCTTTAACCCAATGTAGCGTTTCAGTTGGTTTTGAATTTTTAATTAAGAAAACAATTGCATTAGTATCTACATTTGGAAAGGGCGTTGCATCTTCATCAAATGTAATTACACATTCTATGCAGAAATTTTCTGAAATCCATTTCCAAAGATTTTTTGCAAACTTTCCTTCGCATGTATCGGCAGGCATAATGAAAGCAAGTTTACCATCTTTTTCTAAATGGTTTAATGCTTGAATAAGGAAGTAAATATGATAACCTGCTCGACCGTCAATAGATTGTCCAGTTATACCCGATGAAAGTTGTTTGAGGAAAACTTTTGTTTGTTCGTCAATACGATGATGTCTGATATATGGTGGGTTTGCAACTATTGATTTAAATTTTCTTGGAGGAGGATTTTTAATAAAATCTCTTTTTTCAACTAAACAATTTCTCTTATTGTAAATTTCATCGCTTAAAACATTTTCGTCAATGTCAGTTCCGAAAAAAGAAACATTTGGCTTGTTTAATTTCAGTAGTGATTCGTAAAATGCACCCCTGCCTGTTGCGGGGTCAAAAACTAAATCTGTATCTTTGGAAACATAGGCAACCATTGCATCTGCAACCCAACTTGGTGTCCAAAACTGTCCTTTGTCACGAAGTATTTCTCTTTCGCTCCAATTAGTTGGTAACTTTTGATGTGATTTAACTTTTCCCATCAGAGGCGCTTTAATAGATTGACAGCATCAGGAGTAATTTCAAGCGAACCACCTTCAAATTTTACATATGGTAAAATATGTCCGTTCTTGTCTTCAATGAATGCTGGGACTAAATGAGGTCTTTCATTCGCAATTCCCAGAGGGTAGGCATAATGGTAATAATATTTGTAAATTGTTTTTTTAGTAGTAGCTCCTCCGGGTGCCTGAAAAATTTGCTCAGTCGGAAGTATTAATCCTTCGTCAATTAAACGTTGTGCCTCATCAAAAGAAAGGCCATAAGCTCTGTCAAAAAAAACATGCCACACATGAATTGGAATTTTATTTATATGTTGCCACTTGCTTAAAGGAATTCTATCCTCTTCTTTGATAATGACAGTTGGAAGAACCGCTGTTTTAGCAAGTCCTAATTTCCCCCCAAGTCGCTTTTGTGCTTTAAGAGGAATATTATATTGAGGCATTTTCTCTGCTACCCAAAGAGAATTTTCACACTCAACTGCAATAATAGCTTTTAAAATTAGGTCTTGAAGTTTGTCCTCGGTGACGAATGGTAATTCTTCCACACCTCCAATACTTGCAAGGAATTTGTCAACGAAGGACTTGTCAGCAATTTTGAAAACTAAAAGGTCGGGTCGCTTGATGTTTCCAAGTCCAGCTGCTTCTAATCTTTCAAAGTAAAGTTCAAATGCCCTAACATCATAATCCGGAGCTGTTCCACTTGGTCCATATGGTATTGCATAAAATTGGTTAGTTCTATTGACAGAATCCGTTAATCTATGTTCACTCCATACGCCCTGGGACCACCTCATTAAAAAGTCACTGCCTCTTAATTTTCTTGGATTAAGCCAGAAATCTGCCCAAGCGACTTCTTTTACTCCCCGGATCTCAAATTCAATGTCCGCTGTTGAAACGGATAAAACATTTTCAAATGGATGCATATTTTTTATCATTTTTTTTGTAAAAATAGTTATTATATTTTGAGCTGGGTTATTTAAAATGACAGTTAATTAAGTTATACATGCTATCACTGTAGTTCTATGTAAAAACCATAATAATATATAATTGAAGCTAAGTAACTATAATTGCAGGGTGTCATTAAATCAAATTATTACTTAAAAAAGACATAATAATATCTGCTTAGCGCCTTGCCTGAAATTATTAAAAGACCATCAATCTTGAATATTTGATTATGGATGCTTCCGAGGATCGCGAAAAAGAGTAAAAAACTCCATCTGAACTGTAAACCACTCTCTTAGTTCTTTATCAACAAGCAACCGTTTCACTAGATCAGTCAGTTCCTGTTTATCCATTTCTCCGGCGTAGTAACGGTTGAACAGGATTTCTTTTTCAGGTATTGAATTCATTATGAACGCTCATTTTTTTTGATAATTATATTCATTGTCCCCTTTTCAATGTCAACTACATTTGCAGCAGTAATTTTATATGATATTTCAAAACTATTTGCTTCTTCAAATCGGTCAAATGTTAAATACAATGGCGTTAATTCACAAATGTGGTTATGTTTAATTGAATTAAAATGGTCTTTTACTTCATAGCTATTTGTCTTTTTTATTGAGAAACCACTAATATTGATATCAGGAAATGTGAATCTGGGCATTGATCGCATGATTTTAGAAAAATCCACGGGAGCAAGTGAATACTCTGAAAGTTCTGGGGGAGCAGGCTCTAATTCATTTTCAGAATAATCTTCTTTTTCACATAATCTGAATCCATCTGGAAAATACACATATAAATCTATATTCTGTGCAGGAACATTCCCATTGTTAATTATTTCGATATTTAGTATGATTGTCAAATCTCTTTTATAGTCAAATATTTTATTTTTACGCAAATAGACCTCATAACTAGAAAAATATTTAAGCAAAGCCTTATTGTATTTTTCTACATTTTCCGGAGTTCTAGGATAAAAGTTTATGGGAAACATATTATGAGCCTCATTATTTAAATCAGGTTCAAGCAACGGATGGTTCTGCTTAATATTATCCATCGTTTCCATGATCTCAGCTTCATATTCTTTCAGAGGCTCATTTATAACATATTCTTTATGTGTTTCTCCATTTTTAAATTGCAACCTAAGCTTGGGTTGTAAATTCTTCAAGCGATTCAACTCAATTGTAAGTCTTTTATTTTCCTTCTCTAAAGGGTCATCTTCCTGTAATAAGTATCCTTCAAGAGGTACTTTAAAAATAATGTCATGTGCTTTGCATTTTAATTGTACTCCTAAATCATTAGAAATAATTTGGACGTTTTCAAGAGGATGGTCTTCTTTATAATTTATAACTGATGCAAGAAATAAATCGTCCTTATCATTTTTATCTAATAAATATTTGTCTATAATCTCGTGTACAGCACGTGGCATATAGATAATAAAGGGTATGTCATTAAAAAAGAGAGGCGATGATGAACTAAATTTTTTAACAAGACTCTGAACCCTTCGTTTAATACTACTAACATTTGAAGAATACTTTATTTTATCTAATTCATTTATAGTACATAAGCATAAACCAATTTGAAATGGACCATCTCCATTTTCCAAAATCCAATTTTCAATTGGTTGAAAATGAATAAAAACATTACTGTCAGGGAAATAAATCATACAATTAGAAATTGAGTTTATCCAATCGATGCCATAAATTTATATAAATATAAACCTAAATGCTAATAAACAGAAGGAAATGTTTTAGACGGCAAGGAAGAATCAGGTAAAAAAAGACCGACTGACATCGTCAGCCGGTCTTTTGGGGTTGTCCTTCTTCTGGTTAGAAGGGCAAATCTTCGCCTGTCACCGGGCCTAAAGCTGAAGCAACATCAGCTTGGGGAAGTGTTTCAGATTTTACAGCCGCGCTGTTA
This DNA window, taken from Bacteroidales bacterium, encodes the following:
- a CDS encoding JAB domain-containing protein is translated as MLFTSHLFQICEISVSYSTKVSNANRPKIAGSKDCFDVVLPLWDDIEYRESFLVLLMNRANRLLGIVEVSKGGVSGTVADPKLIFQHALKANASSLIMCHNHPSGNTQPSEADIRLTRKLKEGGLLLDLPVLDHLIVTTDGYYSFADEGLI
- a CDS encoding ArdC family protein yields the protein MTIVRSITPEAKALYKMRRENLKQISRVLQLQMKSGAADFDSVNEGLIQIYSADGVHTAFKTFQQWKEEGKSVIKGEKAFSVWGSPRKVANPEPEEGENDEFKYWPLCYLFSNAQVHEPKHFE
- a CDS encoding N-6 DNA methylase produces the protein MGKVKSHQKLPTNWSEREILRDKGQFWTPSWVADAMVAYVSKDTDLVFDPATGRGAFYESLLKLNKPNVSFFGTDIDENVLSDEIYNKRNCLVEKRDFIKNPPPRKFKSIVANPPYIRHHRIDEQTKVFLKQLSSGITGQSIDGRAGYHIYFLIQALNHLEKDGKLAFIMPADTCEGKFAKNLWKWISENFCIECVITFDEDATPFPNVDTNAIVFLIKNSKPTETLHWVKASKAYSTDLFNFISSDFKQQKFETIDVVNRQLKEGILTGFTRPEQNHNGFKYHLNDFASVMRGIATGSNEFFFLTAQQVKELGIPNEFFKRAIGRTKDSTENLLTVKDVEQLENENRPTYLLSINAKDVLPQEIIDYLKVGEEMGLPNRSLIQQRKPWYKMEKREVPPLLFAYLGRRKTRFIKNEAGVLPLTGFLCVYPICRDKEFVDKLWQVLNHPDTLENLKLVGKSYGSGAIKVEPGNLNKLPIPEHIVNLFDLKQP
- a CDS encoding AccI family restriction endonuclease, with amino-acid sequence MHPFENVLSVSTADIEFEIRGVKEVAWADFWLNPRKLRGSDFLMRWSQGVWSEHRLTDSVNRTNQFYAIPYGPSGTAPDYDVRAFELYFERLEAAGLGNIKRPDLLVFKIADKSFVDKFLASIGGVEELPFVTEDKLQDLILKAIIAVECENSLWVAEKMPQYNIPLKAQKRLGGKLGLAKTAVLPTVIIKEEDRIPLSKWQHINKIPIHVWHVFFDRAYGLSFDEAQRLIDEGLILPTEQIFQAPGGATTKKTIYKYYYHYAYPLGIANERPHLVPAFIEDKNGHILPYVKFEGGSLEITPDAVNLLKRL
- a CDS encoding PIN domain-containing protein → MIYFPDSNVFIHFQPIENWILENGDGPFQIGLCLCTINELDKIKYSSNVSSIKRRVQSLVKKFSSSSPLFFNDIPFIIYMPRAVHEIIDKYLLDKNDKDDLFLASVINYKEDHPLENVQIISNDLGVQLKCKAHDIIFKVPLEGYLLQEDDPLEKENKRLTIELNRLKNLQPKLRLQFKNGETHKEYVINEPLKEYEAEIMETMDNIKQNHPLLEPDLNNEAHNMFPINFYPRTPENVEKYNKALLKYFSSYEVYLRKNKIFDYKRDLTIILNIEIINNGNVPAQNIDLYVYFPDGFRLCEKEDYSENELEPAPPELSEYSLAPVDFSKIMRSMPRFTFPDINISGFSIKKTNSYEVKDHFNSIKHNHICELTPLYLTFDRFEEANSFEISYKITAANVVDIEKGTMNIIIKKNERS